The sequence CCGTACTTGAAGCCCTCGAGCAGGAAGCCGAACTTCGTCTGGGCCGACTCCTTGTCCAGCCCCATGACCTTGAAGACCCGCTCCTGGATATCCCGCTGGTGGATACGGATGGAGCCGCCGCCGATCTCGTTGCCGTTGCAGACGATGTCGTAGGCGAAGGACAGCGCGGATTCGGGCTCCTTGTCGAAGCTGTCCATGAACTCGGGCTTCGGCGAGGTGAAGGCGTGGTGCACGGCCGTCCACTTACCGCCGCCCACGGCCACGTCGCCGGAGGCCACCGCGGCCTCAGCCGGCTCGAACATCGGCGCGTCGACGACCCACAGGAACGACCAGTCGCCGTCCTTGATCAGCCCGGTGCGGTGGCCGATTTCCACGCGTGCCGCGCCCAGCAGCGCACGCGACGCGGCCCGGTCGCCGGCGGCGAAGAAGACGCAGTCGCCCGGCTTCGCGCCGACGGTGCCGGCCAGGTTTTCGCGCTCGAAGTCGGTGAGGTTCTTGGCCACCGGGCCGGTCAGCTCGCCGGACTCCTGGACCAGCACGTACGCGAGCCCCTTCGCGCCGCGCTGCTTGGCCCATTCCTGCCAGGCATCCAGCGTGCGGCGCGCCTGCGAAGCGCCGCCGGGCATCACGACGGCGCCGACGTACGGAGCCTGGAACACGCGGAAGGTGGTGTCCTTGAAGAATTCCGTCAGCTCGGTCAGCTCCAGGCCGAAGCGCAGGTCCGGCTTGTCCGTGCCGTACTTGTCCATCGCCTCGGCGTAGGTCATCCGCCGGATCGGGGTGGGGATTTCGACGTCGATCAGCCGCCACAGCGCCTGCACGATCCGCTCGCCCAGGCCGATGACATCGTCCTGCTCCACGAAGCTGGCCTCGATGTCCAGCTGGGTGAATTCCGGCTGCCGGTCGGCGCGGAAATCCTCGTCCCGGTAGCAGCGGGCGATCTGGTAGTACTTCTCGAAGCCGCCGACCTGCAGCAGCTGCTTGAAGAGCTGCGGCGACTGCGGCAGCGCGTACCAGGAACCGGGCGCCAGACGGGCCGGGACCAGGAAGTCGCGGGCGCCTTCCGGGGTGGAACGGGTCAGGGTCGGGGTCTCGATCTCGACGAAGCCGTCCTCGTGCAGCAGCTGCCGCGCGACGCGGTTGGCCTCGGAGCGCAGCCGCAGGGCCGCGGAGGGGCCGGGGCGGCGAAGGTCGAGGTAGCGGTGCTTCAGGCGGGCTTCCTCGCCCACCTCCACGTGCTCGTCGATCTGGAACGGCAGCGGTTCGGAGGCGCTGAGGACGACGACGTCCTCGGCAATCACTTCGATCTCACCGGTGGCGAGGGCCGGGTTTTCGTTGCCCTCCGGGCGCTTCTCCACGGTGCCCTTGATCTGCAGCACGTATTCGTTGCGCAGTCCGTGGAAGACGTCCTCTTCCCGGACCACGACCTGGGCGACGCCGGAGGCATCACGAAGGTCGAGGAATGCCACACCGCCGTGGTCGCGCCGCCGGGCCACCCAACCGGCGAGGGTGACGGTCTGTCCGATGTGCTCGGCCCTCAACGAGCCGAGTTCATGTGTGCGCAGCACAGCATTCCTTTCAGTTGCCTCACTTCCTGGGCCGGCTGCGGGACTCCGCACCGGCGGCAAGTGATTAGAGTAGTTCTCGAGATGAGTCGTGAACGAGTTTACCGTTGATCGGCCCGCTGTCCGGACAGTAGCCGGACCAGCCTCGCGGCAGCAGCACCGGCTGGGCACGATCCGGAAGTATCGATGGGCGGAAGAATTTTGTGAGCAGTGAATCGGCATTGGAACGCAGACTCGGCGGCTTCGACGCCACCACCGTGGGCGTCGGCTCCATGGTCGGCGCCGGGGTCTTCGTTGTCTTCTCCCCCGCCGCGGGCGCGGCCGGCAGCTGGCTGCTGCTGTCGCTGGCGGCCGCCGCCGTCGTCGCCTACTGCAATGCCATGGCGTCCGCGCAGCTGGCCGCCATCCACCCCACCAGCGGCGGAACCTACATCTACGGACGCCGGCAGCTGGGT is a genomic window of Arthrobacter sp. Marseille-P9274 containing:
- the aspS gene encoding aspartate--tRNA ligase, coding for MLRTHELGSLRAEHIGQTVTLAGWVARRRDHGGVAFLDLRDASGVAQVVVREEDVFHGLRNEYVLQIKGTVEKRPEGNENPALATGEIEVIAEDVVVLSASEPLPFQIDEHVEVGEEARLKHRYLDLRRPGPSAALRLRSEANRVARQLLHEDGFVEIETPTLTRSTPEGARDFLVPARLAPGSWYALPQSPQLFKQLLQVGGFEKYYQIARCYRDEDFRADRQPEFTQLDIEASFVEQDDVIGLGERIVQALWRLIDVEIPTPIRRMTYAEAMDKYGTDKPDLRFGLELTELTEFFKDTTFRVFQAPYVGAVVMPGGASQARRTLDAWQEWAKQRGAKGLAYVLVQESGELTGPVAKNLTDFERENLAGTVGAKPGDCVFFAAGDRAASRALLGAARVEIGHRTGLIKDGDWSFLWVVDAPMFEPAEAAVASGDVAVGGGKWTAVHHAFTSPKPEFMDSFDKEPESALSFAYDIVCNGNEIGGGSIRIHQRDIQERVFKVMGLDKESAQTKFGFLLEGFKYGAPPHGGIAFGWDRVVALLAGEESIREVIAFPKTGGGYDPLTAAPAAITPQQRKEAGVDFKPQPKAAEAKAAAEGKAAN